In the Chaetodon trifascialis isolate fChaTrf1 chromosome 15, fChaTrf1.hap1, whole genome shotgun sequence genome, GGGTCCCAGATGAGGCTCGTGCTTCTTCAGGTCAGCAGTCGAATCTCTCACATCAGGAggtgagggggaggaagaggaaggctcAGGCGCTGAAGGGGCTGAGACAGCAGCGGGCTCTTCCTTGGCTGGCATGGGAGCTGGGGGTGCAGCTTCCTCCTTCACCTCAGGTTGGCTGACCTTGCTCTCGGGTGCTTGGTGAGGACAAGGAAAAggtcttacaaaaaaaaaaccctaaataTCCTAAAAATATAATCAGCGACAATTCCTGCATAGTGTAGCTTTAAGGCAACActtgggtcttttttttttttttttaaatttgtaaaTATATCCAGTGGGTGAAAAACTCAAAATGCTACAGTGAGTAAGATGACTCAGTATGTCAAGCTTTAGCCACAAACTCACCTGGTGATTCAGGCTCAGGTGCCACACGTAGATTGTCCTGTTAAGGAAAATAAGACAATACTCACTGTGTAATCAATGAGAGGATGAAAAACAAGCTCTCGTCTTCATGCTACATGAGGAAATCTAGAATAGCTGCTTATACTCTGTAAAGCAGTGCAGCTTCCATGATCAATGGTCCAGCAGAACAGCATCTTGACATCAGAGTGGTAAAATACTTAAGTGACATGTTTATCGTCAATACATCCTGTCATATGACTAAACACAACATTTTCCATTATGATCACACGCAATTCTATCACATGTCCTCAGTGTAAAGGATCAGATGAGTCATAGCAAGTGAGTGACCATCACCCATGCTGTGACTGGTTTGACTGGTTTTGCAGCAGCGAAATCTCCCATTTATGCAGATTaattcagcttttgttttaacATAGACAATGTATTATTTTCTCTTGAACACAGAGAGGGCAGCCGTTAAAACAGGCTATGGTAACAATCCAACTTCATTTTGAACATGTGTGAAGAGGAAATTATCATAAATACTGTTGATATTGGTAAGCTTCCCCTGTCAGCGAGAAAAAAGGCCTCTCGAAATAAACCCAAGCAGAGTAACGTGTAACTGCAAAAAGCTTTTCCAAAATCTTTACATTCTACTTTCCCAGACATGATAAACTCATCAATGTGTCTTTTCTAGGTTTTCCAATGCTGCAAGTAAACAGCTGTATGGAATACAAATACTATCACCAATCTCAGCAAGTGTACAGAAAGCTGGTAAATTAATGGATATCTTGAAAAGTGGATGCTTGGAATTTATTTGTGTCACTGCTGATATTGTTGCAATAGACTCAGCAGTCTCAGCTAACAATGCTCTGGTTGCACAAACACTACTGACCCCTGAGATGACTGATACTGATACACGATGGTATGCGACACGGTTGCTGTGCTCTTCAAGTTTTACAGGATAACATGAGGACCAAATAAATGAGGTTACTTGTCGACTTTTGGACTCTAACAGTGGAGAGTAGACAATGAAAAAAACTTTTAATCTGGGGTGAACTATTAACTTTGGAAGCTCACTAGCTGCTGTGTTTATTATCAAGTGTTTATTTTCGATTCAGGGGTGAAAAGGAATAAAATAATAaggaacaaataaaacatgtcaaagtGCAGTCAAAATCAAGTACTTTTTCAAGTAATATCAAGCACAAAATGTAGGTGCGTCTCCTACCTTTGGCTTATTTGGGTGGCTTCGGCTTGGGCTTTGAACAGGAGCACTTTCTGCATTCCCGAATATGTTGCTGGTCGCTCCACCTGGAGGGATGGGTTTCTGTGGTTGAGCTGGAGGTTCAGGTTCCCCAAATATTCCACTACTCTTCCCACCTACATAAAGTATTATCAAGATGTGTGTTAAGTTTTGCCGCAATGTCATACTGACACATTCAACTCTGATGCATTTAGTGTCAGTGGTCCTGCAGATTTATGACAGAGGTAGATTGCACTTATATGGGCATAAGAAATAACGGTCATCTGAACAGAGCTTCTTCATGACCACTCACTCTTCAACATCACAGTGTGCACAAGCAAATCGTAGTgtcatataatgtacatatactaGATTAGACACAATACACTGACCATTTCAGGGATGCTAATGCCACAATGACAAAATAGTAGACAAAGCAGCCAGGGTGACCCAGCAGTTTCTCTCTGGAAACTCAGACCATTTTTCAACAGTGGCctggactgaaaacacacttgCCTATACCACATACTCCACAAAATCTGGAGGTGTCTTACGTTCAGGCACAGACAACAGTGAAAGTGTTTATACTTGAATTAGCACACTATAGAAACAGTTTTCACACCCTGGACACTGATTGATGCTTTGACTGTCCTGCCTCTGCACATCCATTAGCCCTGACAAGCTGGTCTGACCTGGAGGGTTGGAGCGTCTGGGCACACTCTGGGACTGCTCAGGCGGAGCAAAAATTTTAGATTCCATCTTATGAGGCCTTCTTGATGATGCAGAATCATCATCATAGCCACCAAACAGGTTACTAGAACCACCTCCAGGAGGCTGCAACAccctgcaaaagaaaaaagaacataGTACCCCTTTAAGTCTTATTTAGATCAATAATCTTGTGAGCCAGTGTGAGCAGGCAAAGACAGACtttaaataaagacagagagatatATAGTGATTGATTTAGAATTCATGTTACTAAATCTTAACAGATGGCATATACTGAGCCAATTCATTAAAGGTAGCATGTCTCAGCGGGTGGTGAGCCTGGCTAAATTAAAGAGTGAATACTACTGTTTTCAGCATGTATTTAACTTTGGAGGTTAATGTTTACCGAAACAATCTTATACGCAAAGAAGACAAGTAAGAAACTGAAGGTAACCTGGCTATAAATATGTTACAGCAGGCGCGACAGCTTCAGCCAACGCAGCCAAATAACAGGTTATTTGAGCATATACCGGGAACGGCGCCATACGTCTgaaaaatatttagtttgttagACTTGACCGCACACTTTCTCGCGTTATTACAACGCACAACATACGTAAACTCGACTATTTTAGTGGAGCTGGCCCAAGAACTGACGCTTTCGAGTCAAGAGGAAACCGAACCTCCTTAAACTAGAACAGTGCGGACACAACGCCGCTGTTGACGAGTACAAAGAAGAGCAGCTTGAAGTGGCTTTCACACTTCCGCAGGCGCAGCAGACAACGCCTGTTCGGTTAGCTTAAAAGCTAATTCATGACTCTTAAGTTTGCTAACGCAAGACAACTCAAACCCAGCTAGCTCCAGATGAGCGACTACCTTTGTTATAACATCGCGGTTGCTCGCGTTATGTCTGAA is a window encoding:
- the jpt2 gene encoding jupiter microtubule associated homolog 2; protein product: MTSTNMFQGLDDGAKPSSRVLQPPGGGSSNLFGGYDDDSASSRRPHKMESKIFAPPEQSQSVPRRSNPPGGKSSGIFGEPEPPAQPQKPIPPGGATSNIFGNAESAPVQSPSRSHPNKPKDNLRVAPEPESPAPESKVSQPEVKEEAAPPAPMPAKEEPAAVSAPSAPEPSSSSPSPPDVRDSTADLKKHEPHLGPKPRSHNRVLNPPGGKSSVVFY